One segment of Pseudomonas asgharzadehiana DNA contains the following:
- a CDS encoding undecaprenyl-diphosphate phosphatase — protein MDFWTAIQALILGVVEGLTEFLPISSTGHQIIVADLLDFGGERAMAFNIIIQLGAILAVVWEFRRKILDVVTGLPTQRNAQRFTLNLLIAFLPAVVLGVIFADLIHHYLFNPITVATALVVGGIIMLWAERREHEVHAESVDDITWKDALKVGFAQCLAMIPGTSRSGSTIIGGLLFGLSRKTATEFSFFLAMPTMVGAAVYSGYKYRDLFQPADLPVFAIGFVTSFIFAMIAVKGLLKFIASHSYAAFAWYRIGFGLLILATWQFGWIDWAAAKA, from the coding sequence ATGGATTTTTGGACCGCCATTCAGGCATTGATTCTTGGCGTAGTAGAGGGGCTTACAGAGTTCCTGCCGATTTCCAGCACCGGTCACCAGATCATCGTCGCCGATTTGCTCGACTTCGGCGGCGAACGCGCGATGGCGTTCAATATCATCATCCAGCTCGGCGCCATCCTGGCGGTGGTCTGGGAGTTCCGTCGCAAGATTCTGGATGTGGTCACCGGCTTGCCCACCCAGCGCAACGCCCAGCGTTTCACACTCAACCTGTTGATCGCGTTTTTGCCCGCCGTGGTGCTGGGCGTGATTTTCGCCGACCTGATCCACCATTACCTGTTCAACCCGATCACCGTGGCCACGGCGCTGGTGGTGGGCGGCATCATCATGTTGTGGGCCGAGCGCCGCGAGCATGAGGTGCACGCCGAGAGTGTCGACGACATCACCTGGAAAGACGCACTCAAGGTCGGCTTCGCCCAGTGCCTGGCGATGATCCCGGGTACGTCCCGCTCCGGCTCCACCATCATTGGCGGCCTGTTGTTCGGCCTGTCGCGCAAGACCGCCACCGAGTTCTCATTCTTCCTGGCCATGCCCACCATGGTCGGTGCGGCGGTGTACTCGGGCTATAAGTACCGCGACCTGTTCCAACCGGCGGACCTGCCGGTGTTCGCCATCGGTTTTGTGACCTCGTTCATCTTTGCGATGATCGCGGTCAAGGGGCTGCTCAAGTTCATCGCCAGCCATAGCTATGCGGCGTTTGCCTGGTACCGCATCGGGTTTGGCCTGTTGATCCTGGCGACCTGGCAGTTCGGCTGGATCGACTGGGCAGCGGCCAAGGCATGA